One part of the Diadema setosum chromosome 22, eeDiaSeto1, whole genome shotgun sequence genome encodes these proteins:
- the LOC140245457 gene encoding uncharacterized protein: MSSSEARSRVIMWCVPRTISTAITKCLSAVQDSEIYFEPFHYCYVAARAYKASCGEDLPKIYVGHEEALDKACQILSADAQSKLEPNRLAHASIKEMLETATSNHVFVKDMGSGIAGCDAFQYIPSDFKHTFLIRNPVRSINSYRQAIFTHFSQLGLLEGEAANEQTYNIERDDKYFPPGYFVKELYDVWKFVKHNIDSNPVVIDADDFLTRPAEVLSAYCTAVGLPYSESLLKWDASTESLKTWKAAGDSLVQDVVTFYGRAMRSSEFLPQSKLPDQLTPDVIRCSNKVMVYYKEMYDNRLKL; this comes from the exons ATGTCTTCCAGTGAAGCCAGGTCAAGGGTCATCATGTGGTGCGTCCCACGGACCATCTCGACCGCTATAACGAAATGCCTGAGTGCTGTCCAGGACTCTGAGATCTATTTCGAACCATTCCACTACTGCTACGTCGCGGCAAGGGCCTACAAGGCCTCTTGTGGCGAAGATCTTCCGAAGATATACGTGGGTCACGAGGAGGCGCTGGACAAAGCATGCCAAATCCTCAGTGCTGATGCGCAGTCTAAACTGGAGCCAAATCGCCTTGC ACATGCATCGATCAAAGAGATGCTTGAGACGGCTACCAGTAACCATGTGTTCGTAAAGGACATGGGTTCAGGCATCGCTGGCTGCGATGCTTTCCAGTACATTCCGAGCGATTTCAAGCACACGTTCCTGATCCGAAATCCAGTCCGCTCGATCAACTCGTATCGACAAGCGATATTCACGCACTTTTCCCAACTAGGACTTCTCGAAGGCGAAGCTGCTAACGAGCAGACATACAATATCGAACGCGACGACAAGTACTTTCCTCCAGGATATTTCGTGAAGGAACTCTACGATGTCTGGAAGTTCGTCAAACATAATATCGATAGCAATCCTGTCGTTATCGATGCTGACGATTTCTTGACGAGGCCAGCGGAAGTCCTAAGTGCGTATTGCACAGCGGTTGGACTCCCCTACAGCGAGTCACTCCTAAAATGGGATGCTTCCACGGAGTCCCTCAAGACGTGGAAAGCTGCCGGTGACAGCCTTGTGCAGGATGTTGTCACTTTCTACGGGAGAGCAATGAGGAGCAGCGAATTTCTGCCCCAGAGCAAGTTACCTGATCAGTTGACCCCTGACGTCATCCGGTGTTCAAACAAGGTCATGGTATATTACAAGGAGATGTACGACAATAGACTTAAGTTATAG